Below is a genomic region from Prunus persica cultivar Lovell chromosome G3, Prunus_persica_NCBIv2, whole genome shotgun sequence.
TCAACAAAGTAAAACCAATGCAGAAACAAGAGACGATCAGTCGATCATTTTATAATCCTTTCTGTCTTTCATCATCTTCAGCCCAACGTATCTGCCAAAATTGATCAAACAAAAGAGTCAGCACTTTTCAACAACATTTGCTTTTTCAAAAActacaaatacaatgaatgtGTGCAAACACGATTTCAGGAAACTTACCTCCCAAGCATCATAAGAGTGGCCTGAGGATTTGTCCCTGGTGATATACCGAACGTTGATCCATCCACAACTCTGAGTGCATCAATGCCAATCACCTGGAAATCAGCATCAACCACCTTCCCCATAATGCAGCCCCCATGGTAGTGCCATATGGTGCTGACGGTGCGGCGACAGAAATCTGCCATTTCCTCATAGTTAGATTGGTCAACAGGCAATGCAGGTCCTACAAACCTAAAATCTTTGCTCCCAAACCAGCCCTGGAACTTGAAATCCTCCATAGACCGGGTCCTGAGTATATCGCCAATCATGCGCGTCCCATTCACACACCTTTGCACATCCACCGGGTTGCTGAAGTAGTTGAATCGAACAATAGGATTCACCTTGATATCTGTTGAAGCCAGCCTCAGAGAACCAGCAGAGGCTGGCCCAACAGTCTTCTCCATGAGGGTGGCCACAGTGAGATAGAGAGGCGCAGATGGTGTCCGAATGAACACAGATCTTGCAGGAGATGCAAAAGGGATGACATTGGAGGCTGCTTCAATGTAAGCTCCTGATTCAGTAATGCCAACCACTTGAATCAGTGAGTGCTCCAGTGGAATTGGTGGCACAATTGAGATGCCATTTCTTGGATTATCATAAAGATACTGCCCAACATAAGGAAGATGATGAGCCACTGGGATCCCCCAAGAGGAAAGATAAGGCCTTGGGCCAATACCACTCAACAGAAGTAGCTGTGGGCTTCCAATGGCACCAGCTGAGAGAATCACCTCGCCATGTTCACGTAACAAGGCATGGTGATACATCCCGATTCGATCACGAAAAACAACCCCCATTGCAGACTGCCTTGACACTGCTGATGGCATAGATGAACCCACCAGAATCCTTTCCACATTGGCATGTGTCACAACTTTGACATTCACTGGTTTTGCATACTTGAAAAGATCAGCAGCACTATGTCTCCTTCCCAAAGTGTCAAATGTTGAACCACCAATCTTGGTCCCCACTACATGATCAAAACTAAACCCATTATAGGGATCAACACCAGCTTGCAATAACCCATCTCGAACTGCGGATTGCCAAGTCCTCAGCTCCGGCCTAAACACAATTGCCCTTTCAACCCACTCATAGGACTCATTCACCATTCGAAAATTCCAATTGACACTGGTTTTCCTGTAAAAGTCTTCATCTGCACGGCTATAGAAACCAGCATTTATGGCACTGCTGCCTCCAAGAATGCGGCCTCGGACATTCGGGACACCATCTTCAGATGTGAAGGCTTGTGTAGGCGAGTCAAAGGAGTTGACATCCATGAGTGTGGCCAAGAAACCTTCTTTGGTCATCAAGTTTCGATTTCCATAAGCAATACCGCCACGTTCGACCACGAGTACACGAAATCTAGATGATAGTGTCGCAGCCAAGGGGCACCCAGCAGTGCCACCTCCAATGATAATGTAGTCATAGTAATCTTCAGATGGGAAATCTGTGGCGTTGACAACAAATTTCAGGTAACTTGGCTCTgcaagaaaacagagaataaTTAGCCTCTGTTTGGTTATAAAGAGGCATTAAAGCAAACATAAACGGAGCAGAAACGGAAGTATGTTctgttgaaaacaaaattgcagTAACTCCGAGAGGAGGTAGCCTCTGTTTGGTTACCGCgaaaactataaaaaaaaaccaaatgtccaaaaaaataaagtttgctACGTGGAAATCAAAGTTGAGCTAACTTAGTTGTCTACAATAGCAGAAAGGAATTAACCCCTTATTGGTTACCCAGAAaacttgaaacaaaaataacaaactaGTCGGTTGGTTTTGCTAATGATTATTAAAAAACTAGTTGCACTGGGCTCACTCGAGCAGAGGGTTACATTTTCTTTGCACTTTCTTAGTTACCAAACAGAGAAACCAGTTGACAATGGGTTTCAAGAacatcaaaaaagaaaatccctTAACATCAtagggaaagaaaagaaaattcatatgTGGGTCTTATTTTATAACCTCTATAAAGCTACATAGTTGCGCTGGATTCACTAGAGCACAACAGAGAAGTGTAACCCACAGTTTagtttccaagaaaaaaagcagAGAAAATTGGAAACTTTCAgacataaaaaaatgaaaacttgtCAGCATTTCAAGCACGATTGTCTTCTCTATTCACAATTTCTCACATATATACAGAAATTCAAGCCAAAAAAACGAACGAATTAAAtgagaaggagaaaaagagCTACCTTGATGAGGCCGGTGTGAGCCGTGAGGCCTGCTGGCATAAGCGACAATGACATTTAGAAACATGAAGTACGCAAAGTGCTGTAGATAAAACCAAATGGGTCTCGCCATGGCTGAGATTCTCCCAGTGTTTCTCAGAGGTGAGAGAATTTTCTTGGTGTTTCttaga
It encodes:
- the LOC109948219 gene encoding (R)-mandelonitrile lyase-like; translated protein: MARPIWFYLQHFAYFMFLNVIVAYASRPHGSHRPHQEPSYLKFVVNATDFPSEDYYDYIIIGGGTAGCPLAATLSSRFRVLVVERGGIAYGNRNLMTKEGFLATLMDVNSFDSPTQAFTSEDGVPNVRGRILGGSSAINAGFYSRADEDFYRKTSVNWNFRMVNESYEWVERAIVFRPELRTWQSAVRDGLLQAGVDPYNGFSFDHVVGTKIGGSTFDTLGRRHSAADLFKYAKPVNVKVVTHANVERILVGSSMPSAVSRQSAMGVVFRDRIGMYHHALLREHGEVILSAGAIGSPQLLLLSGIGPRPYLSSWGIPVAHHLPYVGQYLYDNPRNGISIVPPIPLEHSLIQVVGITESGAYIEAASNVIPFASPARSVFIRTPSAPLYLTVATLMEKTVGPASAGSLRLASTDIKVNPIVRFNYFSNPVDVQRCVNGTRMIGDILRTRSMEDFKFQGWFGSKDFRFVGPALPVDQSNYEEMADFCRRTVSTIWHYHGGCIMGKVVDADFQVIGIDALRVVDGSTFGISPGTNPQATLMMLGRYVGLKMMKDRKDYKMID